In the genome of Chloroflexota bacterium, the window CAGGTAGCCGCCGCCCACCGGGACCGTCTTGCCCTGCTCGTCCACCACGTCGGCGTCGATGCCCGGGAACGGGATCGTGGCCGAACCGGGCTTGGTCGTCGTCAGGCCCGGCAGCGGCGAGATCAGGATGTTGCCCGTCTCCGTTTGCCACCACGTATCCACCACCGGGGTGCGGTCGCCGCCGATGTGCTCGCGGTACCAGACCCAGGCCTCGGGGTTGATCGGCTCACCCACCGAGCCGAGCAGCCGCAGGCTGGACAGGTCGTGCTTCTCGGGGAACTCGGTGCCCCAGCGCATGAAGCTGCGGATCGCCGTCGGCGCGGTGTAGAGGATCGTCGCCCGGTACTTCTCGATGATGTCCCAGAAGCGATCCTTGTCAGGGTAGTCCGGGCTGCCTTCGTACATCACGCAGGTCGCGCCAGCGGAGAGCGGCCCGTAGACGATGTAGCTGTGCCCGGTGACCCAGCCGATGTCCGCCGTGCAGAAGTAGACGTCGTCGTCCTTCAGGTCGAAGACAAAGCGGGTCGTGGTGTTGTTGCCGACGAGGTAGCCGGCCGTGGTGTGGAGCATGCCCTTCGGCTTGCCTGTCGTGCCCGACGTGTACAGGATGTAGAGCGGATGCTCCGAGTCCAGCGCCTCCGGCTCGACCACCGCGTGCTTCGACTCGTCCATCAGCCGGTGCCACCAGATGTCCCGGACCGACTTCATCGGGACGTGCCGGGGATCGTCGGTGCGGTTGACGACGACGACGTGCTCGATGGTCGGGCACTCGATGACGGCCTTGTCGGCGTTGTCCTTCAACGGCACCTTGCCGCCGCGCCGCCAGCCACCATCCGCCGTGATCAGGATCTTGGCCTCACAGTCCTGGATGCGGTCTCGCAAGGACTCCGGGCTGAACCCGCCGAACACCACGGTGTGCGGCGCGCCGAGGCGCGCGCAGGCCAGCATCGCGACCACCAGCTCGGGCACCATCCCAAGGTAGATGGCGACACGGTCGCCCTTCTTGACGCCGAGCTTCTGGAGGGCCGCCGCGAACTGGTTGACCTCGCGGTAGAGATCGCCGTAGGTCAGGTTGCGGGAGTCGCCCGGCTCGCCTTCCCAGATGATGGCGACCTTGTTCTTGCGCCAGGTCTTCGTGTGCCGATCGACGCAGTTGACCGAGGCGTTGAGCTTGCCGCCGACAAACCACTTCGCCCAGGGCACGTCCCACTCGAGGACTTTCGAGTACGGCTCGATCCAGTCCAGGGCTTGCGCCTGCTCGGACCAGAACGCCTCTGGATCCTTGCGGGCGCGCTCGTAGATGGCAGGATCGTTGACGACAGCCTGCTCGACGAACGCCGCGTCCGGCGGGTAGCGGCGGTCTTCTTGCAGCAGCGCGGAGATCGCCCCCTGGCTCTCGGGAGCCGCGTCGGGCGGTGTGGACATGAGCTTCCACCCCCTCGTGGTGTG includes:
- the acs gene encoding acetate--CoA ligase codes for the protein MSTPPDAAPESQGAISALLQEDRRYPPDAAFVEQAVVNDPAIYERARKDPEAFWSEQAQALDWIEPYSKVLEWDVPWAKWFVGGKLNASVNCVDRHTKTWRKNKVAIIWEGEPGDSRNLTYGDLYREVNQFAAALQKLGVKKGDRVAIYLGMVPELVVAMLACARLGAPHTVVFGGFSPESLRDRIQDCEAKILITADGGWRRGGKVPLKDNADKAVIECPTIEHVVVVNRTDDPRHVPMKSVRDIWWHRLMDESKHAVVEPEALDSEHPLYILYTSGTTGKPKGMLHTTAGYLVGNNTTTRFVFDLKDDDVYFCTADIGWVTGHSYIVYGPLSAGATCVMYEGSPDYPDKDRFWDIIEKYRATILYTAPTAIRSFMRWGTEFPEKHDLSSLRLLGSVGEPINPEAWVWYREHIGGDRTPVVDTWWQTETGNILISPLPGLTTTKPGSATIPFPGIDADVVDEQGKTVPVGGGYLVLKQPWPGMARTIWGDPDRYVNQYWSRFKGWYFTGDGAKRDEDGYIWLLGRVDDVLNVAGHRIGTMEVESALVSHPSVAEAAVVGISHDIKGQAIAAFCTLRAGNIPGDEAADALKRHVAMKIGPIARPDKIFFTAELPKTRSAKIMRRLLRDIGEGRVIGDTTTLADPSVLAEIRSQYEEKEG